CAGCGACGCGACCGGGTTCGCTGGGTCGAGTCCTGCACGCAGCATCGGCGTGTCGATCGGCCCAGGACACACCACGTTCACTCGCACCGCCGGCGCCAGCTCCACGGCGAGCGCACGGGTCAGACCGACGACTCCAGCTTTGGCTGCGCAGTAGTGCGCCAGGCCGGCGACCCCCATGTCGGCCAGGTCGGAGGCCACGTTGACGATGGCACCGCCAGCTGCTCGCAGGTGCGGCACGGCCTGCCGGCAGACGTGGAAGGTTCCCGACAGGTTGGTGTCGAGCACCTCGCGCCACGCCGCGTCGTCCAACAGCTCGAGGGGTGCCGAGCCCGCGACTCCTGCTGCGTTGACCACGACGTCGAGACCACCGAGCACGGTCGCGGCCGCGCTGACGCCAGCCGCGACAGAGCCGGGGTCGCTGACGTCGGTCCGGAAGGGGTGCGCGCTCCGACCGAGGTCATCGACCACCCGGCGCAGCTGCTCCTCGCGTCGTCCAAGGAGCGCGACCTTGGCGCCGCGCCGGGCGAAGAGTCGAGCCGTGGCCTCTCCCACGCCGGACGTGGCACCGGTTACCAGAACGCGTAGCTGTTCCGGTTCGGCGTCGAAGGCCGTCTCGCCAATCACCGCTGTCCTCCTCTGAGTCCGCGAATGGTCGGATCCATTGCAACAGGGTCACCGTCACGGTGGATGTTCCAGATTGAGACAACGGCGTCGGTCGCGCAGTTCCTAGGCTGGCGGGCAAGGACGCGGGCGCCGACGGCAGGCCGTGCGGTAGCCGCGCCGGGATTTAGCCGAACACCGAGGAGTCGCCATGCCCAGCCAGAACAGCATCGGAGTCGGTCTCATCTCTGTCGGGGTGATGGGGCGGCTGCACGCGCGTTCTTACCTGCAGAGCTCGCAGTTCTTTCCCGAGCTACCTCGCCGCGCCGAGCTCGTCGTCGCCGCCGATCCCGACGCAGGCGGCCGCGCCTACGCCTCGGACGCCCTTGGCTTCCGCGAGACGACCACCGACTACCGCCAGCTCCT
This Kineococcus aurantiacus DNA region includes the following protein-coding sequences:
- a CDS encoding SDR family oxidoreductase, which produces MIGETAFDAEPEQLRVLVTGATSGVGEATARLFARRGAKVALLGRREEQLRRVVDDLGRSAHPFRTDVSDPGSVAAGVSAAATVLGGLDVVVNAAGVAGSAPLELLDDAAWREVLDTNLSGTFHVCRQAVPHLRAAGGAIVNVASDLADMGVAGLAHYCAAKAGVVGLTRALAVELAPAVRVNVVCPGPIDTPMLRAGLDPANPVASLREKEATVPLNRLASPEEVARAIWFLAVDGTFATGTSMALDGGTSAA